The following coding sequences are from one Neodiprion lecontei isolate iyNeoLeco1 chromosome 7, iyNeoLeco1.1, whole genome shotgun sequence window:
- the LOC107219980 gene encoding flocculation protein FLO11 isoform X5 produces the protein MKKSSCSILAVLVLFQLCGGIHTRVISDIPSPDNNEGSGFGGDGIEEIQNGFESINSGPEIVPIEVNGGDQQYLEGLPPAPIQGNMGGIPEFNNGFDLMNFEPENVPIEVNGEDQQYFEGLPPASFQENMGDNPEFNNGFDSMNFEPENVPIDVNGGDQQYFEGLPPAPFEGNIDYIVSQGDNENGQAAFGIQGEDADAGIPVGNDEQPIDNDANVDVQDDSPVIGFVGQNTIFDEQAPLNNAGFSDNMGDGSGEQASATNAGSGSQSGDNSGEQAPANNAGSGSQSGDNSGEQASANNAGSGSQSGSSSGEQASSDNAGSGSQFGKASVEWRINSTATINEAATNTEVATTTEAQTTTEAATTAEAASTTEAQTTTEAGTSDEAASTTEAGTGDEAASTTDAGTSDEAGTTDEAASTTEAGTGDEAVSTTEAGTSDEAASTTEAGTSDEGASTTEAGTSDEAGTTDEAASTTEAGTSDEAASTTEAGTSDEAGTTDEAASTTEAGTGDEAASTTEAGTSDEAASTTEAGTSDEGASTTEAGTSDEAGTTDEAASTTEAGTSDEAASTTEAGTSDEAGTTDEAASTTEAGTSDEVASTTEAGTSDEGASTTEAGTSDEAGTTDEAASTTEAGTSDEAASTTEAGTGDEAVSTTEAGTSDEAASTTEAGTSDEGASTTEAGTSDEAGTTDEAASTTEAGTSDEVASTTEAGTSDEGASTTEAGTSDEAGTTDEAASTTEAGTSDEAASTTEAGTGDEAVSTTEAGTSDEAASTTEAGTSDEGASTTEAGTSDEAETTDEAASTTEAGTSDEAASTTEAGTSDEGASTTEAGTSDEAGTTDEAASTTEAGTSDEAASTTEAGTGDEAVSTTEAGTGDEAASTTEAGTSDEAASTTEAGTGDEAVSTTEAGTSDEAASTTEAGTSDEGASTTEAGTSDEAGTTDEAASTTEAGTSDEAASTTEAGTSDEGASTTEAGTSDEAGTTDEAASTTEAGTSDEAASTTEAGTSDEAGTTDEAASTTEAGTSDEAASTTEAGTSDEGASTTEAGTSDEAGTTDEAASTTEAGTSDEAASTTEAGTSDEAASTTEAGASDEAASTTEAGTTDEAALTTEAGTSDEAASTTEAGTSDEAGTTTEAGTGDEAASTTEAGTSDEAASTTEAGTSDEAASTTEAGTTDEAGTTTEAGTGDEAASTTEAATSDEAASTTEAGTTDEAASTTEAGTSDEAASTTEAGTSDEAASTTEAGTTDEAGTTTEAGTGDEAASTTEAGTTDEAALTTEAGTSDEAASTTEAGTSDEAASTTEAGTSDEAASTTEAGTSDEAASTTEAETSDEAGTTDEAASTTGAGTTDVAASTTEDQTTTEAQTTTEAATTTAQTTTEVQTTTEAQTTTSAPTTTETPTTVVTTLSDESSDTSSSYDSGWSLWDAVVSSVKTAASATKNTLFGWL, from the exons ATGAAGAAATCTTCCTGCTCGATTCTCGCCGTGTTGGTGTTGTTCCAACTCTGCGGCGGAATTCATACACGAG TCATTTCTGATATACCTTCACCGGACAATAACGAGGGTAGCGGTTTCGGAGGTGATGGAATTGAAG AGATCCAAAATGGATTCGAATCGATCAATTCTGGGCCGGAAATTGTTCCGATAG AGGTCAATGGAGGAGACCAACAATATTTGGAAGGGTTGCCACCTGCTCCAATCCAAGGAAATATGGGTGGTATTCCAGAGTTCAACAATGGATTCGACTTAATGAATTTTGAGCCTGAAAATGTTCCGATAG AGGTTAATGGAGAAGACCAACAATATTTTGAAGGATTGCCACCTGCTTCATTCCAAGAGAACATGGGTGATAATCCAGAGTTCAACAATGGATTTGACTCAATGAATTTTGAGCCTGAAAATGTTCCGATAG ACGTCAACGGAGGAGatcaacaatattttgaaGGATTGCCACCTGCTCCATTCGAAGGAAACATAG ATTACATCGTGAGTCAAGGCGATAATGAAAACGGGCAAGCAGCCTTCGGAATTCAGGGTGAAG ACGCTGATGCGGGCATTCCAGTAGGCAATGACGAACAGCCAATTGATAATG ATGCCAACGTTGACGTTCAAGATGATTCACCGGTCATTGGATTTGTAGGACAAA ATACCATCTTTGACGAACAAGCGCCGCTGAACAATGCAGGTTTCTCGGATAACATGG GTGACGGCTCTGGAGAACAAGCATCAGCAACCAATGCAGGTTCCGGTAGTCAATCTG GTGACAACTCTGGCGAACAAGCACCAGCAAACAATGCAGGTTCCGGTAGTCAATCTG GTGATAACTCTGGTGAACAAGCATCAGCAAACAATGCAGGTTCCGGCAGTCAATCAG GCAGTAGCTCTGGAGAACAAGCATCATCAGACAATGCAGGTTCCGGTAGTCAATTTG GCAAAGCATCTGTTGAATGGAGAATTAATTCGACTGCGACAATTAACGAAGCCGCGACAAACACTGAAGTTGCGACGACGACTGAAGCACAGACAACCACGGAAGCTGCAACAACTGCTGAAGCTGCATCAACGACCGAAGCTCAGACAACGACCGAAGCTGGAACAAGTGACGAAGCTGCGTCAACGACCGAAGCTGGAACGGGTGACGAAGCTGCGTCAACGACCGACGCTGGAACAAGTGATGAAG CTGGAACAACTGACGAAGCTGCTTCAACGACCGAAGCTGGAACGGGTGACGAAGCTGTGTCAACGACCGAAGCTGGAACAAGTGACGAAGCTGCTTCAACGACCGAAGCTGGAACAAGTGACGAAGGTGCGTCGACAACCGAAGCTGGAACAAGTGACGAAGCTGGAACAACTGACGAAGCTGCTTCAACGACCGAAGCTGGAACAAGTGACGAAGCTGCTTCAACGACCGAAGCTGGAACAAGTGACGAAGCTGGAACAACTGACGAAGCTGCTTCAACGACCGAAGCTGGAACGGGTGACGAAGCTGCGTCAACGACCGAAGCTGGAACAAGTGACGAAGCTGCTTCAACGACCGAAGCTGGAACAAGTGACGAAGGTGCGTCGACAACCGAAGCTGGAACAAGTGACGAAGCTGGAACAACTGACGAAGCTGCTTCAACGACCGAAGCTGGAACAAGTGACGAAGCTGCTTCAACGACCGAAGCTGGAACAAGTGACGAAG CTGGAACAACTGACGAAGCTGCTTCAACGACCGAAGCTGGAACAAGTGATGAAGTTGCTTCAACGACCGAAGCTGGAACAAGTGACGAAGGTGCGTCGACAACCGAAGCTGGAACAAGTGACGAAGCTGGAACAACTGACGAAGCTGCTTCAACGACCGAAGCTGGAACAAGTGACGAAGCTGCTTCAACGACCGAAGCTGGAACGGGTGACGAAGCTGTGTCAACGACCGAAGCTGGAACAAGTGACGAAGCTGCTTCAACGACCGAAGCTGGAACAAGTGACGAAGGTGCGTCGACAACCGAAGCTGGAACAAGTGACGAAGCTGGAACAACTGACGAAGCTGCTTCAACGACCGAAGCTGGAACAAGTGATGAAGTTGCTTCAACGACCGAAGCTGGAACAAGTGACGAAGGTGCGTCGACAACCGAAGCTGGAACAAGTGACGAAGCTGGAACAACTGACGAAGCTGCTTCAACGACCGAAGCTGGAACAAGTGACGAAGCTGCTTCAACGACCGAAGCTGGAACGGGTGACGAAGCTGTGTCAACGACCGAAGCTGGAACAAGTGACGAAGCTGCTTCAACGACCGAAGCTGGAACAAGTGACGAAGGTGCGTCGACAACCGAAGCTGGAACAAGTGACGAAGCTGAAACAACTGACGAAGCTGCTTCAACGACCGAAGCTGGAACAAGTGACGAAGCTGCTTCAACGACCGAAGCTGGAACAAGTGACGAAGGTGCGTCGACAACCGAAGCTGGAACAAGTGACGAAGCTGGAACAACTGACGAAGCTGCTTCAACGACCGAAGCTGGAACAAGTGACGAAGCTGCTTCAACGACCGAAGCTGGAACGGGTGACGAAGCTGTGTCAACGACCGAAGCTGGAACGGGTGACGAAGCTGCATCAACGACCGAAGCTGGAACAAGTGACGAAGCTGCTTCAACGACCGAAGCTGGAACGGGTGACGAAGCTGTGTCAACGACCGAAGCTGGAACAAGTGACGAAGCTGCTTCAACGACCGAAGCTGGAACAAGTGACGAAGGTGCGTCGACAACCGAAGCTGGAACAAGTGACGAAGCTGGAACAACTGACGAAGCTGCTTCAACGACCGAAGCTGGAACAAGTGACGAAGCTGCTTCAACGACCGAAGCTGGAACAAGTGACGAAGGTGCGTCGACAACCGAAGCTGGAACAAGTGACGAAGCTGGAACAACTGACGAAGCTGCTTCAACGACCGAAGCTGGAACAAGTGACGAAGCTGCGTCAACCACCGAAGCTGGAACAAGTGACGAAG CTGGAACAACTGACGAAGCTGCTTCAACGACCGAAGCTGGAACGAGTGACGAAGCTGCGTCAACGACCGAAGCTGGAACAAGTGACGAAGGTGCGTCGACAACCGAAGCTGGAACAAGTGACGAAGCTGGAACAACTGACGAAGCTGCTTCAACGACCGAAGCTGGAACAAGTGACGAAGCTGCGTCAACGACCGAAGCTGGAACGAGTGACGAAG CTGCTTCAACGACCGAAGCTGGAGCGAGTGACGAAGCTGCGTCAACGACCGAAGCTGGAACAACTGACGAAGCTGCTTTAACGACCGAAGCTGGAACGAGTGACGAAGCTGCGTCAACGACCGAAGCTGGAACAAGTGACGAAGCTGGAACAACGACCGAAGCTGGAACGGGTGACGAAGCTGCGTCAACGACCGAAGCTGGAACGAGTGACGAAGCTGCTTCAACGACCGAAGCTGGAACGAGTGACGAAGCTGCGTCAACGACCGAAGCTGGAACAACTGACGAAGCTGGAACAACGACCGAAGCTGGAACGGGTGACGAAGCTGCGTCAACGACCGAAGCTGCAACGAGTGACGAAGCTGCGTCAACGACCGAAGCTGGAACAACTGACGAAGCTGCGTCAACGACCGAAGCTGGAACGAGTGACGAAGCTGCTTCAACGACCGAAGCTGGAACGAGTGACGAAGCTGCGTCAACGACCGAAGCTGGAACAACTGACGAAGCTGGAACAACGACCGAAGCTGGAACGGGTGACGAAGCTGCGTCAACGACCGAAGCTGGAACAACTGACGAAGCTGCTTTAACGACCGAAGCTGGAACGAGTGACGAAGCTGCGTCAACGACCGAAGCTGGAACGAGTGACGAAGCTGCTTCAACGACCGAAGCTGGAACGAGTGACGAAGCTGCGTCAACGACCGAAGCTGGAACGAGTGACGAAGCTGCGTCAACGACCGAAGCTGAAACAAGTGACGAAGCTGGAACAACTGACGAAGCTGCTTCAACGACCGGAGCTGGAACAACTGATGTAGCTGCGTCAACAACCGAAGATCAGACAACGACCGAAGCTCAGACAACCACCGAAGCTGCAACAACCACAGCACAGACAACGACTGAAGTTCAAACAACAACCGAAGCTCAGACAACTACTTCTGCTC CTACCACAACGGAAACTCCTACCACAGTCGTCACTACTCTTTCTGATG AATCTTCCGACACGTCGTCCTCCTATGATTCCGGTTGGTCGCTATGGGATGCTGTTGTATCAAGTG TCAAGACCGCTGCATCGgcaactaaaaatacgttattCGGATGGTTATAA
- the LOC107219980 gene encoding flocculation protein FLO11 isoform X9, which produces MKKSSCSILAVLVLFQLCGGIHTRVISDIPSPDNNEGSGFGGDGIEEIQNGFESINSGPEIVPIEVNGGDQQYLEGLPPAPIQGNMGGIPEFNNGFDLMNFEPENVPIEVNGEDQQYFEGLPPASFQENMGDNPEFNNGFDSMNFEPENVPIDVNGGDQQYFEGLPPAPFEGNIDYIVSQGDNENGQAAFGIQGEDADAGIPVGNDEQPIDNDANVDVQDDSPVIGFVGQNTIFDEQAPLNNAGFSDNMGDGSGEQASATNAGSGSQSGDNSGEQAPANNAGSGSQSGDNSGEQASANNAGSGSQSGSSSGEQASSDNAGSGSQFGKASVEWRINSTATINEAATNTEVATTTEAQTTTEAATTAEAASTTEAQTTTEAGTSDEAASTTEAGTGDEAASTTDAGTSDEAGTTDEAASTTEAGTGDEAVSTTEAGTSDEAASTTEAGTSDEGASTTEAGTSDEAGTTDEAASTTEAGTSDEAASTTEAGTSDEAGTTDEAASTTEAGTGDEAASTTEAGTSDEAASTTEAGTSDEGASTTEAGTSDEAGTTDEAASTTEAGTSDEAASTTEAGTSDEGASTTEAGTSDEAGTTDEAASTTEAGTSDEVASTTEAGTSDEGASTTEAGTSDEAGTTDEAASTTEAGTSDEAASTTEAGTGDEAVSTTEAGTSDEAASTTEAGTSDEGASTTEAGTSDEAGTTDEAASTTEAGTSDEVASTTEAGTSDEGASTTEAGTSDEAGTTDEAASTTEAGTSDEAASTTEAGTGDEAVSTTEAGTSDEAASTTEAGTSDEGASTTEAGTSDEAETTDEAASTTEAGTSDEAASTTEAGTSDEAGTTDEAASTTEAGTSDEAASTTEAGTGDEAVSTTEAGTGDEAASTTEAGTSDEAASTTEAGTGDEAVSTTEAGTSDEAASTTEAGTSDEGASTTEAGTSDEAGTTDEAASTTEAGTSDEAASTTEAGTSDEGASTTEAGTSDEAGTTDEAASTTEAGTSDEAASTTEAGTSDEAGTTDEAASTTEAGTSDEAASTTEAGTSDEGASTTEAGTSDEAGTTDEAASTTEAGTSDEAASTTEAGTSDEAASTTEAGASDEAASTTEAGTTDEAALTTEAGTSDEAASTTEAGTSDEAGTTTEAGTGDEAASTTEAGTSDEAASTTEAGTSDEAASTTEAGTTDEAGTTTEAGTGDEAASTTEAATSDEAASTTEAGTTDEAASTTEAGTSDEAASTTEAGTSDEAASTTEAGTTDEAGTTTEAGTGDEAASTTEAGTTDEAALTTEAGTSDEAASTTEAGTSDEAASTTEAGTSDEAASTTEAGTSDEAASTTEAETSDEAGTTDEAASTTGAGTTDVAASTTEDQTTTEAQTTTEAATTTAQTTTEVQTTTEAQTTTSAPTTTETPTTVVTTLSDESSDTSSSYDSGWSLWDAVVSSVKTAASATKNTLFGWL; this is translated from the exons ATGAAGAAATCTTCCTGCTCGATTCTCGCCGTGTTGGTGTTGTTCCAACTCTGCGGCGGAATTCATACACGAG TCATTTCTGATATACCTTCACCGGACAATAACGAGGGTAGCGGTTTCGGAGGTGATGGAATTGAAG AGATCCAAAATGGATTCGAATCGATCAATTCTGGGCCGGAAATTGTTCCGATAG AGGTCAATGGAGGAGACCAACAATATTTGGAAGGGTTGCCACCTGCTCCAATCCAAGGAAATATGGGTGGTATTCCAGAGTTCAACAATGGATTCGACTTAATGAATTTTGAGCCTGAAAATGTTCCGATAG AGGTTAATGGAGAAGACCAACAATATTTTGAAGGATTGCCACCTGCTTCATTCCAAGAGAACATGGGTGATAATCCAGAGTTCAACAATGGATTTGACTCAATGAATTTTGAGCCTGAAAATGTTCCGATAG ACGTCAACGGAGGAGatcaacaatattttgaaGGATTGCCACCTGCTCCATTCGAAGGAAACATAG ATTACATCGTGAGTCAAGGCGATAATGAAAACGGGCAAGCAGCCTTCGGAATTCAGGGTGAAG ACGCTGATGCGGGCATTCCAGTAGGCAATGACGAACAGCCAATTGATAATG ATGCCAACGTTGACGTTCAAGATGATTCACCGGTCATTGGATTTGTAGGACAAA ATACCATCTTTGACGAACAAGCGCCGCTGAACAATGCAGGTTTCTCGGATAACATGG GTGACGGCTCTGGAGAACAAGCATCAGCAACCAATGCAGGTTCCGGTAGTCAATCTG GTGACAACTCTGGCGAACAAGCACCAGCAAACAATGCAGGTTCCGGTAGTCAATCTG GTGATAACTCTGGTGAACAAGCATCAGCAAACAATGCAGGTTCCGGCAGTCAATCAG GCAGTAGCTCTGGAGAACAAGCATCATCAGACAATGCAGGTTCCGGTAGTCAATTTG GCAAAGCATCTGTTGAATGGAGAATTAATTCGACTGCGACAATTAACGAAGCCGCGACAAACACTGAAGTTGCGACGACGACTGAAGCACAGACAACCACGGAAGCTGCAACAACTGCTGAAGCTGCATCAACGACCGAAGCTCAGACAACGACCGAAGCTGGAACAAGTGACGAAGCTGCGTCAACGACCGAAGCTGGAACGGGTGACGAAGCTGCGTCAACGACCGACGCTGGAACAAGTGATGAAG CTGGAACAACTGACGAAGCTGCTTCAACGACCGAAGCTGGAACGGGTGACGAAGCTGTGTCAACGACCGAAGCTGGAACAAGTGACGAAGCTGCTTCAACGACCGAAGCTGGAACAAGTGACGAAGGTGCGTCGACAACCGAAGCTGGAACAAGTGACGAAGCTGGAACAACTGACGAAGCTGCTTCAACGACCGAAGCTGGAACAAGTGACGAAGCTGCTTCAACGACCGAAGCTGGAACAAGTGACGAAGCTGGAACAACTGACGAAGCTGCTTCAACGACCGAAGCTGGAACGGGTGACGAAGCTGCGTCAACGACCGAAGCTGGAACAAGTGACGAAGCTGCTTCAACGACCGAAGCTGGAACAAGTGACGAAGGTGCGTCGACAACCGAAGCTGGAACAAGTGACGAAGCTGGAACAACTGACGAAGCTGCTTCAACGACCGAAGCTGGAACAAGTGACGAAGCTGCTTCAACGACCGAAGCTGGAACAAGTGACGAAGGTGCGTCGACAACCGAAGCTGGAACAAGTGACGAAGCTGGAACAACTGACGAAGCTGCTTCAACGACCGAAGCTGGAACAAGTGATGAAGTTGCTTCAACGACCGAAGCTGGAACAAGTGACGAAGGTGCGTCGACAACCGAAGCTGGAACAAGTGACGAAGCTGGAACAACTGACGAAGCTGCTTCAACGACCGAAGCTGGAACAAGTGACGAAGCTGCTTCAACGACCGAAGCTGGAACGGGTGACGAAGCTGTGTCAACGACCGAAGCTGGAACAAGTGACGAAGCTGCTTCAACGACCGAAGCTGGAACAAGTGACGAAGGTGCGTCGACAACCGAAGCTGGAACAAGTGACGAAGCTGGAACAACTGACGAAGCTGCTTCAACGACCGAAGCTGGAACAAGTGATGAAGTTGCTTCAACGACCGAAGCTGGAACAAGTGACGAAGGTGCGTCGACAACCGAAGCTGGAACAAGTGACGAAGCTGGAACAACTGACGAAGCTGCTTCAACGACCGAAGCTGGAACAAGTGACGAAGCTGCTTCAACGACCGAAGCTGGAACGGGTGACGAAGCTGTGTCAACGACCGAAGCTGGAACAAGTGACGAAGCTGCTTCAACGACCGAAGCTGGAACAAGTGACGAAGGTGCGTCGACAACCGAAGCTGGAACAAGTGACGAAGCTGAAACAACTGACGAAGCTGCTTCAACGACCGAAGCTGGAACAAGTGACGAAGCTGCTTCAACGACCGAAGCTGGAACAAGTGACGAAG CTGGAACAACTGACGAAGCTGCTTCAACGACCGAAGCTGGAACAAGTGACGAAGCTGCTTCAACGACCGAAGCTGGAACGGGTGACGAAGCTGTGTCAACGACCGAAGCTGGAACGGGTGACGAAGCTGCATCAACGACCGAAGCTGGAACAAGTGACGAAGCTGCTTCAACGACCGAAGCTGGAACGGGTGACGAAGCTGTGTCAACGACCGAAGCTGGAACAAGTGACGAAGCTGCTTCAACGACCGAAGCTGGAACAAGTGACGAAGGTGCGTCGACAACCGAAGCTGGAACAAGTGACGAAGCTGGAACAACTGACGAAGCTGCTTCAACGACCGAAGCTGGAACAAGTGACGAAGCTGCTTCAACGACCGAAGCTGGAACAAGTGACGAAGGTGCGTCGACAACCGAAGCTGGAACAAGTGACGAAGCTGGAACAACTGACGAAGCTGCTTCAACGACCGAAGCTGGAACAAGTGACGAAGCTGCGTCAACCACCGAAGCTGGAACAAGTGACGAAG CTGGAACAACTGACGAAGCTGCTTCAACGACCGAAGCTGGAACGAGTGACGAAGCTGCGTCAACGACCGAAGCTGGAACAAGTGACGAAGGTGCGTCGACAACCGAAGCTGGAACAAGTGACGAAGCTGGAACAACTGACGAAGCTGCTTCAACGACCGAAGCTGGAACAAGTGACGAAGCTGCGTCAACGACCGAAGCTGGAACGAGTGACGAAG CTGCTTCAACGACCGAAGCTGGAGCGAGTGACGAAGCTGCGTCAACGACCGAAGCTGGAACAACTGACGAAGCTGCTTTAACGACCGAAGCTGGAACGAGTGACGAAGCTGCGTCAACGACCGAAGCTGGAACAAGTGACGAAGCTGGAACAACGACCGAAGCTGGAACGGGTGACGAAGCTGCGTCAACGACCGAAGCTGGAACGAGTGACGAAGCTGCTTCAACGACCGAAGCTGGAACGAGTGACGAAGCTGCGTCAACGACCGAAGCTGGAACAACTGACGAAGCTGGAACAACGACCGAAGCTGGAACGGGTGACGAAGCTGCGTCAACGACCGAAGCTGCAACGAGTGACGAAGCTGCGTCAACGACCGAAGCTGGAACAACTGACGAAGCTGCGTCAACGACCGAAGCTGGAACGAGTGACGAAGCTGCTTCAACGACCGAAGCTGGAACGAGTGACGAAGCTGCGTCAACGACCGAAGCTGGAACAACTGACGAAGCTGGAACAACGACCGAAGCTGGAACGGGTGACGAAGCTGCGTCAACGACCGAAGCTGGAACAACTGACGAAGCTGCTTTAACGACCGAAGCTGGAACGAGTGACGAAGCTGCGTCAACGACCGAAGCTGGAACGAGTGACGAAGCTGCTTCAACGACCGAAGCTGGAACGAGTGACGAAGCTGCGTCAACGACCGAAGCTGGAACGAGTGACGAAGCTGCGTCAACGACCGAAGCTGAAACAAGTGACGAAGCTGGAACAACTGACGAAGCTGCTTCAACGACCGGAGCTGGAACAACTGATGTAGCTGCGTCAACAACCGAAGATCAGACAACGACCGAAGCTCAGACAACCACCGAAGCTGCAACAACCACAGCACAGACAACGACTGAAGTTCAAACAACAACCGAAGCTCAGACAACTACTTCTGCTC CTACCACAACGGAAACTCCTACCACAGTCGTCACTACTCTTTCTGATG AATCTTCCGACACGTCGTCCTCCTATGATTCCGGTTGGTCGCTATGGGATGCTGTTGTATCAAGTG TCAAGACCGCTGCATCGgcaactaaaaatacgttattCGGATGGTTATAA